One Bufo gargarizans isolate SCDJY-AF-19 chromosome 4, ASM1485885v1, whole genome shotgun sequence DNA window includes the following coding sequences:
- the LOC122936060 gene encoding zinc finger protein 501-like → MMELLTGEVPVRCQDVAVYFSMEEWEYIEGQEDLYEEAMMEELRPLTFPGNHSKKSEGTFMLSLDYKDDEDIRQCSSGENLITYNVQPRTHSADPSYYPPNHEEPSPDQSQIAITRPDLLYNPLNHEDPPSDQSQNVISAGQKGDERFQSGECGKLFLKSSSLFAHRRIHTGEKPYSCSLCGKCFTRKSNLIIHERIHTGEKPYSCSECGKYFGLKSNLIIHQRIHTGEKPYSCSECGKCFKDKSNLITHEKHHTGGKPYSCSECGKCFTVKSHLIRHAQIHTGEKQFSCSECGKSFIYHSHLVRHLRSHTGVKPYSCSECEKCFTDNSNLVTHERIHTGEKPYSCSECGKCFTNKSYLETHQRSHTGEKPFSCPECGKCFTNKSALIMHKKTHTGEKPYSCPECEKCFLKKSNLVLHERTHTGEKPYSCSLCGKCFTDKSTLVRHERIHTGVKPYSCSVCEKCFTSKSNLVTHERIHPGEKPL, encoded by the coding sequence GAAATCACAGTAAGAAGTCTGAGGGAACCTTCATGTTATCACTAGATTATAAAGATGATGAAGATATCAGACAGtgctcttcaggagaaaacctcATTACCTATAATGTACAACCAAGAACTCATAGTGCAGATCCATCATATTATCCCCCAAATCATGAGGAACCTTCTCCTGATCAATCACAGATTGCTATCACAAGGCCAGACTTATTATATAATCCCCTAAATCATGAGGATCCTCCATCAGACCAATCACAAAATGTCATAAGTGCTGGGCAGAAAGGAGATGAAAGGTTTCAGTCTGGAGAATGTGGAAAACTGTTTCTGAAAAGCTCAAGTCTCTTTGCTCAcagaagaattcacacaggagagaaaccatattcatgttcattatgtgggaaatgttttacaaggaaatcaaatcttattatacatgagagaattcacacaggagagaagccatattcatgttcagagtgtggaAAATATTTTGGTTTGAAATCAAATCTTATAATacaccagagaattcacacaggagagaagccatattcatgttcagagtgtgggaaatgtttcaaaGATAAATCAAATCTTATTACACATgagaaacatcacacaggagggaagccgtattcatgttcagaatgtggaaaatgttttactgtAAAATCACATCTTATAAGACATGCacaaattcacacaggagagaaacaattttcttgttcagaatgtggaaaatcatTTATATATCATtcacatcttgttagacatctGAGAAGTCACACTGGAgtaaagccatattcatgttcagagtgtgAGAAATGCTTTACAGATAATTCAAACCTTGTTACAcatgaaagaattcacacaggagagaagccatattcatgttcagaatgtgggaaatgttttacaaataaatcatATCTTGAaacacatcagagaagtcacacaggggagaaaccattttcttgtccagaatgtggaaaatgctttACAAATAAATCAGCTCTTATTATGCATAAGAAaactcatacaggagagaagccatattcatgtccagaatgtgagaaatgttttttaaagaaatcaaatcttgttttacatgagagaactcacacaggagagaaaccatattcatgctcactatgtgggaaatgctttacagACAAATCAACACTTGTCcggcatgagagaattcacacaggagtgaaaccatattcatgttcagtatgtgagaaatgttttacaagtaaatcaaatcttgttacacatgaaaGAATTCacccaggagagaagccattATGA